A segment of the Pieris napi chromosome 5, ilPieNapi1.2, whole genome shotgun sequence genome:
aagtgtatttaaaaaaatacttcgtAAAAACTAAGCGATACGGGGTTAAATTTGCAATGTACTGCAGGGTACATCCCTCTAGATATTTTCTACATTTAGTCATTGAAGTGTGTCTAAACGAGAAGTGAAAATAAATTCAGTTATTGgctacaaataataataaaaaatataataatgtgcAATGGTAGTTGAAAGATAGGATGTTAATCTATAAACATTATATCgcaatatatatacaatcaCAATGTGTATTGAACTTTCACTGTATAGAAATAAAGGCTAATTTGCCGTGTAGCAGCGAATTACTGCCATATATTTCCTTGTTTAAAGCGTAAAAATCAAAGTGTTATAAACGGCTCTATAAACGTCACTTTAATATTaacgatttaataaataaatgtatataatttttcctCTTGCATTAAGACTTGGGCGTAAACATTGTTCTTATATGACAACAAATAATCCTGCAATAGGGCATAGGGCAAATACTTTTCTGCATCTGTTCCATTGTCATCCTACTTTAAAAACCGAAGCAATTGTTTCACCGAGATTCGAACCCAGGTTCTCTTGGTTCACCATCAATgtttaattctttaaataaaaatggtttcCAATACGGTGCCGGCATTTCGCCTGCATATTGTAGCATATGTCAACTTTTCCAGGTCTTAATTCCAAAATTCAGaatcttattcataaaaataggtCGAACCGTTTCAAGTAAAGTGCTCACCTgtcatttttcatcacagcgtaaacacaatgcgtcagaaagagacgaaagagtaTTCTTATGACTAGGGTTGAGTGTGTCACTCAAGGAACttataaatcattaaataaaatataatattaaaaatgttttattttcctCTTTACATCTAGCTATAcagaaaaatacatacaaaatataactcTTGGAAGCACCCTGGTTTCGCATTTAGCAGCttgtaactatattttttaacgtgATGGTAAATAGACTCCGTAAACCAGAAATTTAAATGCtgaattattgattttaatgtcTGTATTTTCTTTccaaaataaattgtctttcaagacatttttttttattaaaatgcacttatatcttttataattGCTAGCttcattttgtaatttttaatcaaaagtCGAATTATGGTTGAAATTTTTACAGcgataatttgaataataaattttcactAAATATGCGCAGCAGGGctaaattagaattttaagGATTAACTACACACGAGCTCAATCCTGGCGTAACCATAATGTACTCTAACATAAGATTCATTATAATCTCTTCACGCTTATTGTCATTAAACGAAATTCCttccaataataaataacaaacaatttttaatactcTTCCTAGATTCCTCTTAATTAGGCAAAATTTGCTTTTTAAGCGATAAATATTGCAACAATAAtggtaacatttaaaatttacttataaatacatgagtttttaaacaaataatgaaATCTCCCGCGTTTTTCGTTTATTAGgtaattcaaatttttgaaaaaccCGAAATACATGTCATTTATGTTTACAGAGTAACGAGGCAGGCCCAACTAGAAACCATTTTGTAAAGATATCACCCGCAGAtagaactttaaaaaaaatgcatttatcAAGAGATCAAACGCATCTTAACACAACATATTCACTGTAATAAATCTTAACtgttctaaataatataaatggaaTAATCGAAATGTTCACAAGCCAAGTTCCTTCAGTTCGGTAGCATAATTGCCTTTTTGTGCTTCTTACCTTTAAgcttattgaaaatattcgtaaaataaccgtttttcttctttttctcGCTCGAGGGCGAGAGGGACTTCGTGTCGTGCATCTGTATGCGACTCCTGTAATCGATGTTGATCGAGTCTAGGCCGGTGAGGGAGGAAGACGTCCTGGGAACGCTCGGCAGAGCTAAGTAGTCCTTAGACGGAGGAGCGTCGATAGCTCGCTCCGTGATCTCCGTGATGTTGATGGCCGAGTGGGCGGATGACGTCGAGTGCAGTctgaaatatgtttaattattaaaatcgaCGCATTTCAGGGCAATGTCACTGAGAGTAGAAATATGCACGCAATGCAACCCATACTTAGCACGCTCTCTGACTCCTGATTGGTCGTTgagtttttcaataaatataagatttttgaagtgatactatgaaaatttattatttttattaatttctgaaacttaatattttaatgacaggATAATTCCCAACGTTATTTAgagaatttattttctaacgTGGTTTtgaagaaattatattaatacttaacatAATTTAGCATATCGATCGTACCTATCCCGTTATCGATATGCACCTCTACAATTCTTACGCTCATCACTACACCTCTCGATAAGACCGGTAAGTGCGAATGAGACAgacagataaaataatatatgaccTGAAACTTCTGTTCATAATGCGTCGACTATATTATAGCACATAGCGGTGATACTGGTCTTGAGCTCCATTCCTATTGTCCGGAAAGAATATTAGAAGATTCAGATCCATGTCTGAGGGCAAACTATGAGTTTTGTGTGTCATAAATACAGGAGTATGAATAAATCAGAAATGTACAGTAGTCTGAAGCTCATATTGGGTTACAGCGGTTGTGAAGTAACGACCAGATATCTAATCTATTCAAAGACAAAAAAAGATATCAGCTTGTCTATATCTAACACTTTCTTTGTCCCATTAGTATTAttcactaaaatatttattctaaaacaacataaaaatCTAGATTTGTACTTCGTTATTTCACCTAAATAACTTATTAGGGTATAACTGGATGACTCGGACACAGTTTGCCTTTGCCTGCCTTTCCATCTAACAACTAACGGATGAACTGTTCCGTCttaaacacaaatataatttaaaataaacaaaatattgtccTCACCTAGGCAGCTCTTTGGATTCTAAAGACATTTGGAGCTTCACCCAAAAATTACAGATATTGGACAATTCTGTGGAGTATTTGAGACAGAAGTAGTGCCTCAGGTTCGCCGGCAACACTGTCGGAACTAGCTCTATAGGCAGTAACTTGAGCTCTCGTTTCACTGCAaagtaataagaaaaaaatgtataatcatCTCACGGCCACATTTAATATTGACCTAGATTCATAAATGTCTGCCACTAGTGCCTACAAGATCAATAtgatttaatgttttgttaaaattcaaaacttaCCAATACCATCAGCCTGAGCCAAGTTTGTGTAAAACCTAATAGCAGTGCTGCCATGAAAATCTGGAGAGAAAATGAGAATTATTTTCCGACACCTCTCTGTCAACAGACGAGCCACAGCAGCAAATCGGGTATTGTGTCCTGGGAGAAGGTCTTCTTCAATACACATCtgcaaataaattagtattttgaATTAAGCCATTGTTGTACAGCTTACTGAATCTAATTAGGTTagaattatgaaaaagaatCTTAAATAATAGATCAACATCTTTATTGAATATATACTTAGTAGTAGTAACATAAGACAATCATAAGACTATATTATGACTATTAAAATGATACCAGATTAGCACCATTTTTTTGGTGAGATGTTAGCATTGGCCATATTCTGCTGCTTGTATCTTAAAGTAAGTCTTAACTGgggtttaatatatttatgagcAGGATACAGAAGCAGAAGAGGTTGAACTTTTGAGAGAgagtaaataatagttatttggTTAAGCCAATATGCCCAACTCAGCTTAAAATGCTCTcgaaaaaactacttttaaccCAATAGTACATATATGCTGATAGCAGAGTTTTCACTTACTCTAAAACCTTCATTTCTCATTCGCCTGAGAAGttcatttttaacaaaattactgtCTTCCTCTGCATACAGCACAAAGGCATGATAATGTTGAGGTGTTCCAAATTGTTTATCCTCAAAAGTAATGAGATCTTCTTCATTGTCCCCTGTGACATGTGGTACACCACCATGAATCTGCACACCATTTACAGGTTGggctgaaatattaaaaacttattgaaaTTTTCCATTTGAGTTTAGAAAAGAAGTCATTTAACTTCAGCtaaccatttttaattatattaatattaaaatcatttacacTAAACCTTCCAGAGATCATAAACTAATGAAATGTTTCtaaaacacataaaaataatattcattgcTTTATCACACTTCTTGTAACATGCTTCACAAGATAATCAATAGATTTGGCAATCTCTACATAAGTAATGAaacattttgataattttgattacaataaatcaataaaaaagatTCTAATGCTGTCCAAATTGTGATTCTCAAAGTTACAATGTTACTtctgaaattatttatgtaggaCAGATGGCGTAATACTTATTCTACAATAGAAAGTCTTGCAATGCAAATGCAACATTCACCTTACCAcaattagaaataattaatttatttttaaaatcacttACCTAAGAGTTGATTATTCCTTGCTAGTTCCAATAAGTCATCGTGAACATCATATCGGTCTATCCATTGCAGTATTTCTAGCAACTTTGCTACAGTACTTGTGCCATCACTACGCTGTATCCATAAATCTAAGACTCTGCCAGTCTTATCATTGTATTCTTTTATGTTTGCTGCTATTTCAGACGAAATATTGGCAAGTGATGCTACTCCCCTCCAA
Coding sequences within it:
- the LOC125049283 gene encoding myeloid differentiation primary response protein MyD88-like — encoded protein: MSMTVDTDLGRSPLSRLTNESRNLLSSLLNTKKILPCICPDQIKRHRDWRGVASLANISSEIAANIKEYNDKTGRVLDLWIQRSDGTSTVAKLLEILQWIDRYDVHDDLLELARNNQLLAQPVNGVQIHGGVPHVTGDNEEDLITFEDKQFGTPQHYHAFVLYAEEDSNFVKNELLRRMRNEGFRMCIEEDLLPGHNTRFAAVARLLTERCRKIILIFSPDFHGSTAIRFYTNLAQADGIVKRELKLLPIELVPTVLPANLRHYFCLKYSTELSNICNFWVKLQMSLESKELPRLHSTSSAHSAINITEITERAIDAPPSKDYLALPSVPRTSSSLTGLDSINIDYRSRIQMHDTKSLSPSSEKKKKNGYFTNIFNKLKGKKHKKAIMLPN